In Miscanthus floridulus cultivar M001 chromosome 19, ASM1932011v1, whole genome shotgun sequence, the DNA window GTGCTCTCCGACTTCTTCTGCGGGTGGACGCAGCCGCTCGCGGCCGAGTTCAGCATCCCGCGGATCGCGTTCTCCTCGTCCGCGGTGTACGGCACCGCCGTGCTGCACTCGTTGTTTCGACGGATGCCGCGCCGCAACGACGGAGACGACTCCGACGAGAGCCTGATCTCGTTCCCGGATATCCCCTGCTCCCCGGCGTACCCATGGCGGCAGTTGTCGCAGCTATACCGTGCGCTGAAGGAGGGCGACGAGGTCTCAGAGGGTGTCAAGCGCAACTTCCTCTGGAACCTGGAGAGCTCGTCGTTCGTGTCCAACACGTTCCGGCGGCTCGAGGAGCGCTACGTGGACGCACCGCTCGCGGACCTGGGTTTCAGGCGCGTGCGCGAGGTGGGGCCGTTGGCGCCGGACGCCGGCGCCGCGGGCAACCGCGGCGGGAAGACGGATGTGGCCGCGGCTGACCTGTGCGCCTGGCTCGACAGATTCGCCGAGGACGGCTCCGTCATGTACATCAGCTTCGGGAGCATGGCGATACTGCATCCGCCGCACGCGGCGGCGCTCGCCGCCGCGCTGGAGCGCACCGGTGTGGCGTTCGTGTGGGCGGCCGGGCCGACGGTGACGCTCCCGGAGGGGTTCGAGGAGCGCGTCGCATCGGCGGGCGGGAGGGGCAGGGTGATCCGCGGTTGGGCGCCGCAGGTGGCGGTGCTGCGGCACCGGGCGGTGGGGTGGTTCGTAACGCACTGCGGTTGGAACTCGGTGCTGGAGGCCGTGGCGGCAGGGGTGGCGATGCTCACGTGGCCGATGACGGCCGACCAGTTCGTGAACGCGCGGCTGCTCGTGGACGAGCTGGGCGTGGCCGTGCCCGTGAGCTGGGGGGGCCTCAGTGCCGCGCCGGCCGCGGACGACGTCGCGCGGGTGCTAGACGCGGCTGTCGTCAGCGGGCAGCGGCGTGACGTGGTGGCGCGCGCGAAGGAGCTCGCGGAGGAGGCCGCGGCTGCGGTAAGCGAAGGCGGCGCGTCGCGGGGACagctggaggagctgctgctggagCTGCGCCAGCTCGGGAGCGAGCCAAAGGAGTAGTAGGTGCCGTGGGGCCGTCGTTCTAAAATTCTTAGATATCCATGGCCTGTTTGGATTCACTATGTGATATTGGTTAGTTGGATAATAGCTCGTATctaatattagctagctaattattATGTAGCTATTAACCGAAGGGTGTTTGGATTCACTGTCTTCACGTGTGGGGAGCAGCCAGCAGCCCCAAAGGCAGCAAGCAAAGCACAGCAGCGCCACGGAGCAATCTCTAGCCTCTTGTCCCAAGTGCCAACGCTAGCTCGAGGCAGCACTGCACGTCGGCAGGAGCAGCGACGAGCCAGAGCCGGAGGCAGAGCAGCGGCAGCAGCCCACCAGCAGCACAGGCACTCTgagcgccgccgcctcgcccTCACCCTCTCCCCATCCCCTGGCCCCACCCCTGTCGCTCGACTCGCTGGCCGACGAGCTCCTCTTCCTACTCCTAGACCGTGTGGCCCGTGTGCGCTCCAAGTCCTTCTAGATGGCCTCCTGCGCCTGCCACGCCGTTGCACGCGACTCCGTTGAGTGGGATCTCGGCGGTGCCGGTCTTCTCCACCTCGGTCGCTAGCTCACGCAAACTCTTGGGTTGAAGGGGGCGGGCTCTAAGACccggccgccgctgccgcggcCACCCGTTGCGGGCGAGCGGGAGCCGGGGGCACCACCGCCCCAGCTGCAACCACCGCGACCGTCAGCTCCTGGACGTGCGCGCGATCACGGGCGAgcgacccgccgccgccgcaaggcGTGGGCGCGGGTTCTCAGTCGCTGCTGCCGTGGGAAGCCGGCGCCGCACCGCCATGTCAGCGTTGTGCCGGTCGATCTCCTCCTCGAAGGGGCGCACCTCGTCCACGAACTCGCGTGCGGCCACCAGCGCCGAGGTGAGCCATAGCAGCGGTGGTGATGGTGCTGTGGACAGTGGAGCGGGATATGGAGGTCGCCGCGAGGCCGGTGCCGGCGGGGGTGGTCGCTGCATTGCGGGATCTGGCCATGGCTCTGCTCGTCATGCTGCTGGAGGTGGGGGAATAGAGAGACAACCGTGGAGGTGGGGGCGGCGTCGGCAGccgtggaggtggtggcggcgctAGAGCTCCTCGGCATGGCCCTCGGCGGTGCCCTGCTGCGgtaggcggagg includes these proteins:
- the LOC136528981 gene encoding UDP-glycosyltransferase 89B2-like, whose amino-acid sequence is MAAKITDSPTAPAPHVLVVPYPAQGHTIPLLDLAGLLASLGGLRLTVVTTAASAHLLHPLLAAHSDTVRELVVPFPSHPAFPAGVESAKGLPPALFGALIVAFSGLRGPLGDWIRERSDRPDRVVAVLSDFFCGWTQPLAAEFSIPRIAFSSSAVYGTAVLHSLFRRMPRRNDGDDSDESLISFPDIPCSPAYPWRQLSQLYRALKEGDEVSEGVKRNFLWNLESSSFVSNTFRRLEERYVDAPLADLGFRRVREVGPLAPDAGAAGNRGGKTDVAAADLCAWLDRFAEDGSVMYISFGSMAILHPPHAAALAAALERTGVAFVWAAGPTVTLPEGFEERVASAGGRGRVIRGWAPQVAVLRHRAVGWFVTHCGWNSVLEAVAAGVAMLTWPMTADQFVNARLLVDELGVAVPVSWGGLSAAPAADDVARVLDAAVVSGQRRDVVARAKELAEEAAAAVSEGGASRGQLEELLLELRQLGSEPKE